The nucleotide sequence agcagagaaggaaaaatgggagGTGCACAACTCCAAGGAGGACCCCCGCATGTTCCAGAAGGGGAGGCCTGAGTACAGATCTCTCAGCTGTGACAGCGCTGAGCCAGCACAGACCCTCCCTGCAGAGGAAGGGGAGTCGATTTTACAGAGTGTGGCCGGGTGTGAGGGCAGCCCGGGAATTCTCACGGATTATTTCCACAAGCTGAGCCGTTTGCCAGCGGAGCGACGCGCGGCGCTGGTGTCCGATCCCAGGTTCAGTGCCCTGTGTCACCATGCTGTCACGGCCATCAGGCTGTTCAGCACCCCAGATCTCATCCAGATTTTAAAGGCTTGTGTCCCTTTGGCCGTGCCAGCCTCCCACCCGCTGCTCGACGCGTGCGAGGCCGAGTTCTGCCGGCGGGCGTGGGACatgggcctggagcagctgctgctggtggcgGATTGCTGGCGCTGCCTGGAGCGCAGCGTGCCCTCCTACCTGGGCATTCTGTTCAGCTATGCCAACCTGCACTGGAAGGACCTCACCTTGCCCCAGTTTGTGCAGCTCCTCTACATCATCGGGGAAGGCCGAAGGTCGCCCGCGGACTTGGCGCAGAAGGTGGAGAGCACGATCCTGAAGCACTTGGACGCCTTCACCTTGGAGGAGCTGGGGGCCATCTGCTTGGGGCTCTTCAAGTCCCTCAGTGGGCTGTCTGACCGCGTCATGAGGAGGATTGCAGACAGGGTGTCCCTGCAGATGGAGGACATGAGCACTTACGCCTTGGTGAACGTGCTCAAGATGCTGCGCTACACTCGCGTGGACCACGTGCCCCTCATGAGGGAGCTCGGGAAGGTGATTCCTGCTCGCATTCCTACAACAAACATCCAGGGCATCATGCACATCGCTCTTACCTGTTCATCCCTGCACTTTTTTAACGAGGATATTTTGGCTGCTGTCGCCACCTCGTTGCCTTCCAAGGTGTCCTACTGCCGGAGCAAGGATGCTGCCAAATTCCTGTGGTCGTTTGGGTGCCTGGACTATGAGCCTCCCAACGCGGAGGAGTTTTACTCCAGCCTGATAAAGCAGTTGCATATGAAACTCCGTGAGTTTAGCAAGTTTCCAGAGCATCTCCTTACTGCTCTGCTTGGCCTGGCATTTGTCAAACGCTTCCCAGAGGAGCTGATAGACTTTGCTTTGAGGGAGGAGTTTGTCCAGAAAACCAGAGGTAGCAAATATGAGCTCAACAAGGACCTGTTCACCCTTGGTAAGAGCGTTGAAATTGAGTGCCCGACCTACCAAGGCAGCCGCCTCCCGCCTCAGCTTTGTCAGGAGTTCACTGAGGTGGTTTTGAgctttgcagagcaggaaaTATACGTCAGGCCTGAAATTGTGGAAGCCACATCCCTCCTTGAGAGCATGTTGGGAGGCCCTGAGTATGTGAAGAACCACATGATCCTGCCCCACACGAGGTCCAGCGACCTGGAGGTGCGTTTGGCCACGGatggatgtcccatccctttCAACTTCAAGGATCCTGTGGCAGCCAAAAAGCTGAAAGACATGGGAGTTAATCTGACAGATGATTTAATTTCTCAGCTCGTAAAGGGGAGAGCTCATAGCCAGTCTCCCGTGGAAGTGGGAAATGAAGCCGGCATTGCCAGACAGGAGAGAGGGGACGCAGCAGGAACGCCGTGCTTGGGTGGAGCCCTTACTGCAGGTGCCAAATCCCAGGCTGAGCCTAAAGCAGGGTGCTGGCAGCCTCAGGAAGTGAGGCTGGCACTGCAGGTGTCCAACAGGAACCACTTCTGCTACGGCTCCAAgcggctgctggggctgcactgCCTGAAGCGGCGGCAGCTGCGGCTGCTGGGCTACGTGGTGGTGGAGATTCCCTTCTGGGAGTGGTTCCCTCTGCTCAAGCGCACGCGCTCCGAGAAGCTCAGCTACCTCCACTACAAAGTGTTCTGCCCGGCGCTGCTCACCAGGGCTGGCCAGTGGGGGCAAGGGCTTGCCCAGAGCCTCCCCAGTGCATCTCCGTGGCTGGGTGCTGGTTAAAATGGTCTCTGGGTGTTGGCTCGGTTtttggcagctgctctgtgtggccGTTTCTGCTCTGGTGACATCTCTACTTCCCGTGCTCTCCTTTTGTACCCGGATCCTCAAATGCTTCCACCACAAATAAAATCTACTAAGGATTCGTTTTTCTCTGTGATTGTTTCTTTCTCCGCCCTGAATGAGAGTGGTTGGGTTCGATGCCTCTGTGAGGGCAGGAATAGAGAATATTTAGTTGTGAGGCTGCACTGGGTGCCTGGAGCACACACAGCTATTTCCTCGTGTCTCCATCCCcatggagctggggctgacGGCACAGCCTGGGTTTCTCCTTTAGGATCTGGGACTGAGGGTTGGGGTGCTCTGACCTCAGACATTCATTTCATGCTCCAAGGACTTTTATTTGGTGTCCACCATGCACGTTCCTTATGGCAGCAGCTCCTTAGTCCCATGCAGGACACCAGGAAGGGATGTGGTGACGAGCTCCAGACAGCCTCGTTTGAAGTTCCTTGTCCAAAACCACAGAGGACTTTTTTCAGGTCTGTGTTTCACTGCCTCAGTGCAAAGATCTTTGTTCACCTTAGGGAAGGCACACActgaagagagagggaaaaatccaCAGCCATGGGTAAAAGCAACTCGGTGACTCAACTTTTGCCATGAGATTTGTAGCAGAGTCTTCCAGCAGAAGGGAGTGTGGTGACTTGGAAATGCAGAATAATCCATTTCCTTACTGAGGTATTGAGACTGGAAAAATTAACCTGAGTTGTTTCTCTCAGGGTCACAAACAGGTAGGAGAAAATCCTATAAAACACCCATACAGAGCTCCTCACGTTGCAGGAAAAGTCTTCAGCccaggaaagagaggagagacAGAACAGGGGGAGAACCTTGAGTTTTCCCAAAGAAAGGAGCAAGGAGAGTTGGTTTGCCTCTTTTCATAACACCAGTGCTGAGGGCCAAGTGAATTCACCACTTGGTAAATTCATTTTGGTTCCAAATGAGCCAAAAAGAGCAGTTTTGAGGCACAGCCTGTAGTTGAACTGTCAGTCTCCTACAAGGTGCCAAAAAGTGCCAAAACCCCAGTTTAAACAGTTCCTCAGTGGCAGCCCAGTTCTGGAAACCTCTCAGACTCAGAAAGCCAGTGAAGGAATATTGGAGGAGAGTTGGTGTGTGCTTGTCCTGCTCCTTGAGGAGCAGGAATTGCTCCTGATGGCTGCCAGACCAAATTTTGGGATAGAAGTGCTGCTCACCTGGCTGTTCCTCTTGTAAGGTTCACACCTGCTTCATTCAAGGCATTGTAAccaagctctgctctctgcaggtgTGAATTCCGTGTTGGGTTGGGGTTTATCTGTGGGATTTGTGCCTTGAATTCCACCTTTCTCCTTCCAgatgcagcacagggagctcaTTAACTCTGCCTTTCCAACGTGCCCCCAGAAGGCCAATTTCATTTGGGCTGAACCAACAGATCAGTGGAAAATCATTAAAGAGCTGCTTGTTCTTGAAGGAGGCAGCGAGTCCCTGATTTGCAAggttgcccagggcagtgacaTTTTAAAGCTGGGGTTAACAAGAGGTTAAAGCTCTCACCTTGCAGATAATTTCATTCTTAAAAGGGATCTGAGAGAGCCAATTccaggcacttttttttttttcaatggtAAGAAGGTGTGTTCACTTGAGTTTCCTTAATGAGCGGTTGGTGTTCAGATCCCAGACATCTCCCTCCGAGCTATTCCGTGCCCTTTGCTCCCTTGCAGTTATTTAACACCAATTATTAATATTTGTGGGTAATCTTGACTCACTGTGACAGTGCTGGTGCTTTCCTACACCTACAAAACTCCGGCATCTTTGATAAACCTTCACATCTAATTGCTGGTCTGTTCAGAGGTGAGAAGCCATTTCTCTTTGATTTTGCTCCACAGGTTCACTAATTAATATTAATGTGATTGTTTTTCTCTCAACCACATCTCTCCACCACATTCATTTGGGTTTATATTGGCTTCACCTCCTGGACTCAGATCTGAGGTGCATTTTAGGAATTCACCCAGGCTCTGAAACACGAGATCCTTTCACTGCTCGTGGATATtcacttcctttatttttatttttttttttccaagctgacTCTGATGCTCAGCAAGTGacctctctgcagctgccaagATGGTAATAAACGTCTGTCTCCCACAGTTCAAGCCAAGAATTCACTGCAACAAGGTAAAATAGTGATGGGGGGGGTTGGGGATGGAGCGATTAGGTGGAATTGCCCTGGGGGGAGGGACTTGTTCACTGCTCCTCTGGGTAATCAGCATCACTGCTCTGATGTGGCACACATTAAATATTGGATGGAAAAGCCCTAATTTTGCAGGATCTCATAACCAGACAAGatccctttttccctgcaaTATTCCAGCTTTCCCTCTGCCCAGTGGAACACACAGCTCTTGACAATGTTGGCCGAAGTTACTTTCCAAGTGTTTCTGGTTTCACTCAGCACCTCAGAATCTCTTAAGAAACTCAGTTTTCAttcacagctatttttaaattgtaagTTTCCACACCAActcaccccaaaatccaggacAGCCTTGGCTATGTAAATACTGtgctgcaaaaagcagcagtacTGGGATTTCTTGTGGAGAGACCCAGCCATGCCACGGAGGTGTGGTGTGATTGTCATGATCAAGACCATATTAAAGAGATGGAATAAATAGATTTTCCTTGGTTTTATTTGTCCATTCAGCAAGTGCTGCAGATTTCTTAGGTCCTGGGGCTTCCAGGAAAGGGAATGGGTTGAGCCAGtctgcccaggagcagagcagaggatgggATTGGGTGTTCTGGGAGACCCAGCCTGGTTTGATGGATCTCCCTCAGGGATGTGTCAGGTGGGTCCCAGAGGCTGATTACCATCCAGAGTTCCTCTGGGATCCTGTAACTGTGATTCCAAGTGCCTTTCCACATGGCAGGATAAGTTGGCCAAAGAAAATCCGGAGACTCCCATCTGAAAAGGGAGACTGAAAGAGGAGACTCCCATCTCCCCCACGctcatcctctgctcccagACACCCTCTCCCACTTATTTTGCTCACCCAGCCAAAACCACACATTATCCCTAATTTTCCACTCTTCCAGCAGTTAAGTCAGATCTGGACGTGGTGTGACAGAGGGTGCAGGAAGAGGGGATGGGAGCACATGGCTGGAGGAGGGTGGGAGTGGGtctgctctgagctgcacaTAAACCTCAGCCTTGGCTCCTGGTTGATGTCACCTTGAGAATCTATGGAAGTGCTTGTGAAATGCgcttccttctgtttccttgcTCCAAGCTGAACCCAGTTTTGTCCTGGCACACAGATCTCTGCCGATGGCTACGAGGTGGAGAACCTGATCTCCGAAGACCTCGCCAGGAGGAACCGCGGCTTCCGCAGCGAGTACTTCATCAAACCCCCGGTGCACGTCaccatctccttccccttcaACATCGAGATCTGCAGGATCAACATCGACATCTCCTCCGGAGGGTACCAGACCTTCTCCGGCCTGGAAGTTTACACCTCTACCTCATGCAACAAAACCTCttggcagagccctgaggggcAGTGCTCAGGTCTGGCCGGGCAGCCTGTGTCGGACAAGGACACCTTCACCCTGGTGGGCAAAGCTGTCttaaaaaatcagagcaaagtGACTTTTGGCCACAGAGGCTTCAAGCCAAGGCCTCCCTTCCATCAGATGGAAAATGTCTTCTCCTACCCTGGCTCGGTGTCTCAAGATCTCTGGAACAAAGGGCCGGCCTCACTCAGCAATGTGTCCCACCTAAAAATCTGCATCACCCACGTGGCCGGCGGGGGCCTGCCCAGCATCAAGAGGCTGGAGGTGTGGGGACAACCTGCCAAGTCCTGCCCCCAGGAGGTGATCGAGGGCGTCTTCCAGGTGGCCTCCCAGTTCCTGGCCCAGGACGTCGGCAGCCTCAAGCCAGAGCTCTGGACGCCGATGGAGAGCGACTGCGTCCCCTTCAGTGCCAACGAGCAGCAGACCCTGCACAAGCTGGTGGATGTCGTCCAAGACATCCCTGAAGAGTTCCTGGACCCCATCACTCTGGAGATCATGACTTTACCCATGCTCCTGCCCTCTGGGAAGGTGATTGACCAGACCACCCTGGAAAAATGCAACCGGAGCGAGGCGTCTTGGGGCCGGGTTCCCAGCGATCCCTTCACGGGGGTGGCCTTCAGCCAGCACTCGCAGCCCCTACCTCACCCCACCCTCAAGGCCAGGATAGACCactttctgctgcagcacagcatccctggCACCAACCTGCTGGGGAGGGCTCACGCCTCGGAGAGCCTGGTGCCCTCCTCCATCACCATGTCttctctgaaaaggaaaatggactGCATGGATCAGGGCTCCCTGCAGCCGCCCTATTTTTCTGCTACAAACTTACTTGTCACGGCTACCTCAGAGAACAGtgctaaaaaaatgaaaactgacagTGACTCCCCCTTGATCCAGATGGACTGTTCCACAGGTATCGTGGCTCCCCGGGTCACCTCTGTTCCTTGAGTGTTATGAcagccccaggctggggttTCAAATCACGACAAATCCAGTGCAAATTCCCATCCCACCTCTAGacttttccaggctgtgtttgGCTGTTGATGAGTGTGGTGGAGCTGGGTCATTTCATGCAGTTCTCATGTTCCCTGTTCAGTGTTTCACAGCCTTTGTTTGCTCAGGTCACCCTGTTCCCCTTTTAGTTTGgacttcctttctcctccttccatgTGGAGACAACATTTTCCTCACCATCCTGGtttgaagtttctttttccAGGGGGATTTATTGCATCCtgcaaaaacaagaaaagaaatgtgtggTGGTGATGCAGTGGTGATGGCACGGGGAGTCCTGGCTGTGTGGATCATCAtgaggagggaggtgggaaggag is from Corvus moneduloides isolate bCorMon1 chromosome 5, bCorMon1.pri, whole genome shotgun sequence and encodes:
- the FASTKD5 gene encoding FAST kinase domain-containing protein 5, mitochondrial, with protein sequence MATVLMCRRFPRLSRVTAFSTTGKRKAEHGSSKSKKEMHGKPGAANTGTESGATIQLLKPQDYRVLYNPAAYAKGRAGSQQRVDRDSSQALSDTFTSPGTTQAPHTFPPASSQALPPIRNALPKPKSNTLLEQTILATLYKEEAEKEKWEVHNSKEDPRMFQKGRPEYRSLSCDSAEPAQTLPAEEGESILQSVAGCEGSPGILTDYFHKLSRLPAERRAALVSDPRFSALCHHAVTAIRLFSTPDLIQILKACVPLAVPASHPLLDACEAEFCRRAWDMGLEQLLLVADCWRCLERSVPSYLGILFSYANLHWKDLTLPQFVQLLYIIGEGRRSPADLAQKVESTILKHLDAFTLEELGAICLGLFKSLSGLSDRVMRRIADRVSLQMEDMSTYALVNVLKMLRYTRVDHVPLMRELGKVIPARIPTTNIQGIMHIALTCSSLHFFNEDILAAVATSLPSKVSYCRSKDAAKFLWSFGCLDYEPPNAEEFYSSLIKQLHMKLREFSKFPEHLLTALLGLAFVKRFPEELIDFALREEFVQKTRGSKYELNKDLFTLGKSVEIECPTYQGSRLPPQLCQEFTEVVLSFAEQEIYVRPEIVEATSLLESMLGGPEYVKNHMILPHTRSSDLEVRLATDGCPIPFNFKDPVAAKKLKDMGVNLTDDLISQLVKGRAHSQSPVEVGNEAGIARQERGDAAGTPCLGGALTAGAKSQAEPKAGCWQPQEVRLALQVSNRNHFCYGSKRLLGLHCLKRRQLRLLGYVVVEIPFWEWFPLLKRTRSEKLSYLHYKVFCPALLTRAGQWGQGLAQSLPSASPWLGAG
- the UBOX5 gene encoding RING finger protein 37 gives rise to the protein MVINVCLPQFKPRIHCNKISADGYEVENLISEDLARRNRGFRSEYFIKPPVHVTISFPFNIEICRINIDISSGGYQTFSGLEVYTSTSCNKTSWQSPEGQCSGLAGQPVSDKDTFTLVGKAVLKNQSKVTFGHRGFKPRPPFHQMENVFSYPGSVSQDLWNKGPASLSNVSHLKICITHVAGGGLPSIKRLEVWGQPAKSCPQEVIEGVFQVASQFLAQDVGSLKPELWTPMESDCVPFSANEQQTLHKLVDVVQDIPEEFLDPITLEIMTLPMLLPSGKVIDQTTLEKCNRSEASWGRVPSDPFTGVAFSQHSQPLPHPTLKARIDHFLLQHSIPGTNLLGRAHASESLVPSSITMSSLKRKMDCMDQGSLQPPYFSATNLLVTATSENSAKKMKTDSDSPLIQMDCSTDLVSHEQKLSESLDTALTSALSSMPSFTAKLMKSQQQAPGEGGCSSSWSVGTVLEHGRSSQTQGCASCGKSFSCYFKAEPVYQLPCGHLVCRPCLAERQKAPASPIHCGSCKRAAATHDVRRVHF